The following proteins are encoded in a genomic region of Lytechinus variegatus isolate NC3 chromosome 7, Lvar_3.0, whole genome shotgun sequence:
- the LOC121419225 gene encoding adipocyte plasma membrane-associated protein-like, which yields MMANTEGIRHRKPELIEDDGQNEPPKQRKRKLKKQGMMTRCCNLFSGVFKITFVIVLALTILITLKSSPAEPEAFELPPPRPWTGALAPNNKLQKAQKLLEGKIIGPESLAYNKGRIYTGTYDGKVVEIKNDKDIKVIAQLGTPPCGTREDEMKCGRPLGIKFIGDKLYMIDAYYGLFEIDHKGNSLPVELVSTQRSYKGHRMKFANDFVKLDNGDFLFTDSSYRKYRKDYGILALESKGCGRLLWFNPVNRMSDLSLDELHFPNGLQLSPKEDFLLIAETSRYRILKYHLTGPMTGSTEVFIDNLPGMPDNIRPSRNGGYWVGFAFASSRRGLLTADLLAPYPWIRRLIAKVIDPTQIVNLMPQYGLIIELNQEGEIVQSLHDPTGKIVPSVSEVLDTGKALYLGSYHAPYLLKLDM from the exons ATGATGGCCAATACTGAAGGAATTAGGCATCGGAAACCAGAGTTGATTGAGGATGATGGACAAAATGAGCCTCCCAAGCAGAGGAAAAGGAAGTTGAAGAAGCAAGGAATGAT GACAAGATGCTGTAACTTATTTTCTGGAGTATTTAAGATCACCTTTGTGATAGTGCTTGCATTGACTATACTCATCACACTCAAATCATCCCCTGCAGAACCTGAGGCATTTGA GTTACCACCTCCTCGGCCATGGACTGGAGCATTGGCACCCAACAACAAACTCCAGAAAGCTCAGAAACTACTAGAAGGAAAAATTATTGGACCTGAATCATTGGCCTATAATAAAG GTCGAATTTACACAGGTACCTATGATGGTAAAGTGGTAGAGATTAAGAATGATAAAGACATCAAAGTTATTGCACAGCTTGGCACTCCTCCTTGTG GCACCAGAGAAGACGAGATGAAATGTGGTCGTCCATTGGGGATCAAGTTTATAGGTGATAAGCTCTACATGATCGATGCTTACTATGGGCTCTTTGAAATTGATCATAAAGGAA ATTCCCTTCCTGTTGAATTGGTTTCAACTCAGAGAAGTTACAAAGGACATCGGATGAAGTTTGCAAACGATTTTGTAAAGCTGGATAATGGAGATTTCCTCTTCACTGATTCTAGCTATCGCAAGTATCGTAAGGACTATGGGATACTTGCATTGGAAAGTAAAGGTTGTGGTAG GCTGCTATGGTTCAATCCGGTGAATCGTATGAGTGACCTATCACTGGATGAATTACACTTCCCTAATGGACTCCAACTATCACCCAAGGAAGACTTTCTCCTCATTGCAGAAACATCAAGATACAGAATATTAAA ATATCACTTGACTGGACCTATGACAGGATCAACAGAAGTCTTCATTGATAATCTTCCAGGAATGCCTGATAATATCAGACCTAGTCGTAATGGAGGCTACTGGGTGGGTTTCGCATTTGCTAGCAGCAGAAGAGGGCTTCTAACGGCGGACCTTCTTGCCCCATATCCTTGGATTAGGCGTCTTATAGCAAAA gtCATTGATCCTACTCAAATAGTTAATCTGATgccgcagtatggtctgatcaTAGAACTAAACCAGGAAGGTGAGATCGTCCAGAGTCTTCATGATCCTACAGGAAAGATAGTACCTTCAGTCAGTGAGGTTCTTGATACAGGAAAAGCTCTCTATCTGGGTTCCTACCATGCACCTTACCTGCTTAAGTTAGATATGTAA